From the Cohaesibacter sp. ES.047 genome, the window TCGATCTGCCTGGGCGTCAGCTCATCCAGTGAGACATGTTGCGGCAACGCATGATCCATATTGAGAGCTGTGTCGCTGATCCGAACCTCAATCTGTCCCTGCATGACATTCTCAATTGCCGTCAAAACGAGATTGGAGGGGACGGACTTGGAAATGAATCCATTGACGCCAAGGTCCATGATCTGCTCGATTTCAGCCGGATCATTCATCATCGACACGGCTATGATCGGGCAAAGCGAGAAGGTGCGGCGCAATCGTTTGAGATCACGCATATAGTCAAAACCGGGAAAGATCAGATCGGTAATGATGAGATCCGGCACGGGCGGTCGGTTCAGAAGTGCTTCGAGGGCCGCGCTGTCGCCAGCTTCATCAACGACTGCACCATTGAACAACTGCTCAAGCAACTGCTTCAATCCCGAACGATAAAGTGGATGGTCATCAGCTAGAATGATCCTCATCGACTGATCCTCCAAAGCACCGGTTCTGTGCAAAGGACTCCGGCAAATATGCATTGAACTCTGGATGGTGACGAACGCATCGCCGGTTGCGCGTTAGCGCGCGCCCGTCTTGTCGCTTCCGCCACTCCAAAGTCCACTTTCCGCCCATGCTTGTTTCCTGTCCACTGCTACACTTGTACGGGCCTTCAAGCGCTCGGGAAACGCTGTCTAGTGGTCGGACTTCTGCAAGAAGTGGTGGCCAAGGCCGGTATCATAGTCAAGGCCTTCGCGTGTCAGGACGATGGGGGGAATAGTCTTGTCCGCAACAAGACCCTTACGTGCCAAAGCTGTCCAGACCGCTCTGTTGTTGAAGCCGGTGATCTCCGCGGCGTTGACCACGAATTCACCCACGTGGACGTGGTCACCGTGAGCGTGCGGCAGGCGCAGAATCGTCACCGAACCGTCCTTGTTCCAGCTTTCATCGGGCTGGGAGCGGGCGATGATCTGAGTGAGCACCAGTGTACGCAGCTGCAACTTGTTGAGTTTGAGCGGATTGACGCGTTTCATGCTTGTTCCTTGTGGTCTTGTTTGCTTGCTGTGAACGACAAACAGCCGACCGGAGGCGTCCGACCGGCTGAATTGTCGAGGCTGCTGGCAGCATCCTGGCGGATGCTAGCCCATTCAACCTATCCGTTGTTCTTAAAATGACCTGTTATGCTCGCAGAATCAATCTGGTTGCGCATGATATTAAAGCGCACATAGGCTCCGGTTATGTTCGATGGGTCGATTTCTTCAAGGCTCAGTGCATGAAGGGTAAAGATATAGCGATGAGCTGGATCGTCCGGCGGCGGGTAGGCGCCGGTGAAATTCTCCGTGCCGGCGTCATTCAGCGCGCTTTTTGCCATGTCCGGCAGGCTCGCACTCGAAATCTCGCCATTCTCTGATACGGGTAGATTGACGATAATCCAGTGCCAGAACCCGGAGCCGGTCGGGGCGTCCGGATCATAACAGGTCAGCGCAAGGCTTTTTGCCTCCGACGGAACTCCTGACCATTGCAGGGTAGGGGAAAGATCCTCGCCGCCCAGTCCTTGAGAAACCGATTTGGCGGGTAGCGGATCGCCGTCATGAAAGTCGGGGCTCGTCAGTTGCATGATGATCCTCCGTTGGATATCTATGATATGTCGATAAGTCACATTTTCACGCAAGCAAGACTGTGGCCGGATCGACCATCGCCTTGTCTGCTCTAAGTCATGAACGAATGTCTCCGACATTCGTTCCGCGCATCACGCTCTTCAGTCAATCATCAGACCAGAAATGCGGCAATCGGAAAATGTACCAAACGGGTTCATATCCGCTGCATAATCTGTCAGTTGACGCACCCTCAATCCAGCGCTCCAAGCTCGATATGCAAATTGACACGGTCGGCGGAGAACCGGGTCTTCGAATATTGGATCGGGTTGCCGTTCATATCCGCATTGATGGCATGGGTGACCAGCACGATGGCATTGGGCACAAGGCCGAGCAATTCTATATCGTCGATGGTGGCGTGGTAGGCCTCAACCAGAGTGGATTGGCGGACATAATCATCTAGGCCGCAAGCGGCAAAGGCCTTGGTCACAGATTCCAGCCGTCTATAATGTTCGGCGAAGTCGGAAAAGCGCTTCACATCAAAGAAATGGGTCGACCGGCTCAAGGGGACTTTATCCCCTGTCCCAATGGTGCGGATACGCAGCACGGGGGCCCCTTTGGCAAGGCCGAGAGCTTTGGCGACTTCCGTGTTCGCTTCGGTGACATCTTCCTTGAGCAGCCGATTGGCTCCTTGCTGTCCCTGTTCGGCAAGGCCTGCCGAAAAGCGTGTGCGTTTGCCGATCGGATAGGTCACGCGCTCCGGTTTTATGATGAAGGTGCCGCGACCCTGTTCTGCGCGCAGGATACCCTCCTGAACCAGCGCGGAAATAGCCGAGCGAACGGTGTGGCGATTGACCCCGAACAACGCCGCAAGCTCTGTTTCCGGCGGCAGCTTTCCGCTTTCATCGCCAAGCCCGGATGAAATGCCCGCTCTGATGGCATCGGCAATCTGGCGCCACAAGGCTATACCGCTTCGCCTTGTCACGGGAGACTTCA encodes:
- a CDS encoding response regulator transcription factor yields the protein MRIILADDHPLYRSGLKQLLEQLFNGAVVDEAGDSAALEALLNRPPVPDLIITDLIFPGFDYMRDLKRLRRTFSLCPIIAVSMMNDPAEIEQIMDLGVNGFISKSVPSNLVLTAIENVMQGQIEVRISDTALNMDHALPQHVSLDELTPRQIEILKLLRHGLSNKEIARELGLSPFTVRSHVSALMKNLGVSNRAAASAIAASYCLT
- a CDS encoding YbhB/YbcL family Raf kinase inhibitor-like protein, whose protein sequence is MQLTSPDFHDGDPLPAKSVSQGLGGEDLSPTLQWSGVPSEAKSLALTCYDPDAPTGSGFWHWIIVNLPVSENGEISSASLPDMAKSALNDAGTENFTGAYPPPDDPAHRYIFTLHALSLEEIDPSNITGAYVRFNIMRNQIDSASITGHFKNNG
- the phnF gene encoding phosphonate metabolism transcriptional regulator PhnF, whose translation is MASDVLKSPVTRRSGIALWRQIADAIRAGISSGLGDESGKLPPETELAALFGVNRHTVRSAISALVQEGILRAEQGRGTFIIKPERVTYPIGKRTRFSAGLAEQGQQGANRLLKEDVTEANTEVAKALGLAKGAPVLRIRTIGTGDKVPLSRSTHFFDVKRFSDFAEHYRRLESVTKAFAACGLDDYVRQSTLVEAYHATIDDIELLGLVPNAIVLVTHAINADMNGNPIQYSKTRFSADRVNLHIELGALD